From Aliamphritea hakodatensis:
AGGTCAGCTTATCCCGTGCGCCTTATCTGCACGGTTTTATGAATCCGGCGTCGGTGAATTATTCTGCGGCGGGATATGCTGAATATACTGGCTGGCTGCAGCAAGTCCTGGGTGGCAGATAAGCCGGGGCGAAAAAAAACCTGCCAGTGGCAGGTTTTTTTGTACTCATAAGCGGTCAGTGTGTGAATTACTGGCCGGTCAGCTGCTTGTACTTTTCCATCAGCTGGTCTTCAGACTCAACGTGATCCGGATCTTTAGGGATACAGTCAACGGGGCATACTTCAACACACTGCGGAGTGTCATAGTGGCCGACACACTCAGTACATTTCTTCGGATCGATTTCGTAGATTTCGTCGCCCGGAGTGATTGCCTCGTTCGGGCACTCTGGCTCGCATACGTCACAGTTTATGCATTCATCTGTGATGATTAATGACATCGTAGCTACCTCACTAGCTGTTAGTATTAGTGCCCGAAACGGTTCTTCAGTGCCTGATTAACCGTTGGGTGCACAAATTGTTCTACATCTCCTCCCAGGCTCGCGATTTCCCTTATAAGGGTAGAGGAGATGAAAGATAAATGTTCTGCCGGTGTAAGAAAAAGGCTCTCAGCGGCAGGTGCCAGATGGCGGTTCATATTGGCCAGCTGGAACTCGTATTCAAAGTCAGAGACTGCTCTTAACCCACGCAGGATAATATTGGCGTCATGCTGGGTGACCAGTTCTGCAAGCAGGCAGTTGAAGCCAACGACTTCGACATTGTCGAGGTGGCTGGTAACAACCTTTGCTAACTCAACACGTTCATCTAACGGCAGTAATGGTGCCTTCTTCGGGCTTGCCGCAACCGCAACGATTACCCGGTCGAATATACGGGAAGCCCGCTCGATCAGGTCGTTGTGTCCGTTTGTAATCGGGTCAAAAGTACCCGGGTATACCGCAGTGTTCATGTTTAATTCACAGCTGTTCTGCATAAATGAATTTTAGCAAATCCGCAAGTGCGCGATATTAGCTGAATTAAAGGGAGTTCACAAATACAATAATGGAATGGAAAATTGATAATTGGTTATAAGCAGTGTTTTTTTAATTCCAATGCGAAATAACCGCGTTTGCTTTACGGGATTCTCTAAATGATAGTATTTCAATATCTTAG
This genomic window contains:
- the coaD gene encoding pantetheine-phosphate adenylyltransferase, which translates into the protein MNTAVYPGTFDPITNGHNDLIERASRIFDRVIVAVAASPKKAPLLPLDERVELAKVVTSHLDNVEVVGFNCLLAELVTQHDANIILRGLRAVSDFEYEFQLANMNRHLAPAAESLFLTPAEHLSFISSTLIREIASLGGDVEQFVHPTVNQALKNRFGH
- a CDS encoding YfhL family 4Fe-4S dicluster ferredoxin translates to MSLIITDECINCDVCEPECPNEAITPGDEIYEIDPKKCTECVGHYDTPQCVEVCPVDCIPKDPDHVESEDQLMEKYKQLTGQ